A DNA window from Malus domestica chromosome 12, GDT2T_hap1 contains the following coding sequences:
- the LOC139189801 gene encoding uncharacterized protein: MDNNLLTATATDVEIETAIFQMDPTKSPGPDGFNAGFFHHHWEMVRGVVIVLTNRLKRVLPKVISQNQSVFVAGRQIFDNILVVHELLHSMQHGNEDGVNFMAMKLDMAKAYDRVEWSFLNAMMHNLGFADILSLGDGVCANERVGCIRGMFVTASAKPISHVFFMDDSVLFCRALESEAQNGLKAHLSQVLGIGHQEGFGKYLGIQSDFRASKRKVFEEVQNRLDERINRWAEQFWSVAGKEVLIKSVAAAFPIYTISCFQLPIQLAKEIEQVIARFWWRDQKTKKGIHWVAWNKVAKTKASGELGFKEIIDFNLALLAKTHQWAGVLPGVGRAYCKEGKY, from the exons ATGGATAATAATTTGTTGACTGCCACAGCGACTGATGTGGAGATTGAAACTGCTATCTTTCAGATGGATCCAACGAAGTCACCGGGTCCGGATGGATTTAATGCGGGATTTTTCCATCATCATTGGGAGATGGTACGAGGTGTGGTTATTG TTCTCACGAATAGATTGAAGAGAGTTCTTCCCAAAGTGATTAGTCAGAATCAATCGGTTTTTGTGGCGGGAAGGCAAATTTTTGATAATATTTTAGTGGTGCATGAACTCCTACATTCTATGCAACATGGGAATGAGGATGGGGTTAATTTTATGGCAATGAAATTGGATATGGCAAAAGCTTATGATCGGGTTGAATGGTCTTTCTTGAATGCTATGATGCATAACTTGGGTTTCGCCGATATTTTGTCACTGGGTGATGGAGTGTGTGCAAACG AGAGGGTTGGGTGCATTCGGGGTATGTTTGTTACTGCTTCTGCTAAGCCTATTTCCCATGTCttttttatggatgattcagTTTTATTTTGTCGTGCTTTGGAGAGTGAGGCTCAAAAT GGGTTGAAGGCTCATTTATCCCAGGTCTTGGGGATCGGACATCAAGAGGGATTTGGGAAGTATTTGGGTATTCAATCGGATTTTAGGGCCTCGAAGAGAAAGGTGTTCGAAGAAGTACAGAATAGATTGGATGAGAGGATTAATAGGTGGGCGGAGCAATTTTGGTCGGTTGCAGGAAAGGAGGTTTTGATTAAAAGTGTCGCAGCTGCCTTTCCTATTTATACTATTTCATGTTTCCAATTGCCAATCCAATTGGCTAAGGAGATCGAACAAGTTATAGCTCGGTTTTGGTGGCGGGATCAGAAGACAAAGAAGGGCATTCATTGGGTTGCTTGGAATAAAGTTGCAAAAACAAAGGCTTCTGGAGAGCTCGGCTTTAAAGAGattattgattttaatttaGCTTTGTTGGCTAAG ACGCACCAGTGGGCAGGAGTACTTCCTGGTGTTGGAAGGGCatattgcaaggaaggaaaaTATTGA